Proteins from a single region of Novosphingobium sp. CECT 9465:
- a CDS encoding phosphoadenylyl-sulfate reductase, with protein MDQTVTRNLDRKIDLIDTGPRFSDTDAIRLNNLFRGTDSQDMLRSVIRDGLAGDLAVVSSFGAESAVLLHLVAQVDKGLPVLFLETHKHFPETLAYRDQLVDVLGLTNLVVVEPDAELIAKNDDNGLRWSWDPDGCCEIRKVEPLAKALLHYDASITGRKGFQSSTRTGLPRFEIDRSDAQGRFKINPLASWSKDMLEAYFAEHGLPPHPLVAQGYPSIGCAPCTSRVLPGEDPRSGRWKGWDKTECGIHSPTTGESKPDDLPPGYDPVF; from the coding sequence ATGGACCAGACCGTGACTCGCAATCTCGACCGCAAGATCGACCTGATCGACACCGGCCCGCGCTTCAGCGACACCGATGCGATCCGGCTCAACAACCTGTTCCGGGGTACTGATTCGCAGGATATGCTGCGTTCGGTAATCCGTGACGGGTTGGCGGGCGACCTTGCGGTGGTGTCCAGTTTCGGCGCGGAAAGCGCGGTGCTGCTGCATCTGGTGGCGCAAGTGGACAAGGGTTTGCCGGTCCTGTTCCTCGAAACGCACAAGCACTTCCCCGAAACGCTGGCCTATCGCGATCAGCTGGTCGATGTGCTTGGGCTGACCAATCTGGTGGTCGTCGAGCCTGACGCCGAGCTGATCGCAAAGAACGACGACAATGGTCTGCGCTGGTCCTGGGACCCCGATGGCTGCTGCGAGATCCGCAAGGTAGAGCCGCTGGCCAAGGCCTTGCTGCACTATGATGCCTCGATCACGGGTCGAAAGGGCTTCCAGTCCTCGACCCGAACCGGTCTGCCGCGTTTCGAGATCGACCGTTCGGACGCGCAAGGACGGTTCAAGATCAATCCGCTGGCGTCCTGGTCGAAGGACATGCTCGAAGCCTACTTTGCCGAACACGGCCTTCCGCCCCATCCGCTGGTGGCGCAGGGTTACCCTTCGATCGGCTGCGCGCCCTGCACCAGCCGGGTATTGCCGGGCGAAGACCCGCGTTCGGGCCGATGGAAGGGCTGGGACAAGACCGAATGCGGCATCCATTCGCCAACCACTGGCGAAAGCAAGCCCGACGATCTGCCGCCGGGCTACGATCCCGTCTTCTAA
- a CDS encoding DUF934 domain-containing protein — translation MVEQNLRYRSDEPVGDPAVTVDAFADQSNATAVRIEPGDDARALLPHLDRIALVEVNFPVYGDGRGYSAARILREHGYAGELRAVGDVLIDQLSHMRRCGFDSFAPQQPISAEAAEKAFATWPEVYQKTVDGRPAIWAKRHPA, via the coding sequence ATGGTTGAACAGAACTTGCGTTACCGCAGCGATGAGCCGGTAGGTGATCCAGCGGTGACGGTGGACGCTTTCGCCGATCAGTCGAATGCCACCGCCGTGCGGATCGAACCGGGCGACGATGCGCGCGCACTGCTGCCGCATCTTGACCGCATCGCGCTCGTGGAAGTGAACTTCCCGGTCTATGGCGACGGGCGCGGCTATTCAGCGGCGCGCATCCTGCGCGAGCATGGCTATGCGGGCGAATTGCGCGCGGTGGGCGATGTGCTGATTGACCAGCTTTCGCACATGCGCCGCTGCGGGTTCGACAGCTTCGCGCCCCAACAGCCGATCAGTGCCGAGGCCGCCGAAAAGGCCTTCGCCACCTGGCCAGAGGTCTATCAGAAGACCGTCGATGGCCGCCCTGCGATCTGGGCCAAGCGCCACCCTGCGTAA
- a CDS encoding CHAT domain-containing tetratricopeptide repeat protein: protein MPHQHDLAVALNKFKLAQSYVHAGRLDEGESMAIDAASVLKLLRPPTHFQTLNSRISLGWIKALRGRTAEGLGEVRDAFRTSIAVNNSLEVSQNRVVGVIDNIEAFSQALETAVLAGDNDFTFEVLQVLVETDASRAAVAVTAREQAGNSELGLLLRRRQEAAGKLADADAALLRAAGLEQGTDHAPLKKAVDDSRAVLVALDAELDAEAPGFRSLLRPRPVTLAETQGRLAPDETLLVIEESDLGLYTMAITRDRLAIGRAPIRREALRGLVRRIRAGTESGTLVPFDTTAAHEIYRAVFTPDVAALVPAKQRLRVVTGDILSALPLTLLASRAGPSLASTRWLVEDHAVSVVPSLATLGRASSRKATRGNLVAIGAPALSGDQRVTAGADVFAGGGTRAARVSRLQPLPGASREIAAVAGHVKRPATATILTGAEATETAVRNLDYSSASVVLFATHGLVAGAFDARSEPALVLTPPDAETPENDGLLTASEASRLHLDADWVILSACDTAAGDQPSAAGYTGLARAFLFAGARRVVASHWPVRDDVAAQLSVGILDATAKGMPGDEALRHAILKVMKRGKPESARNPALWAPFMLVGN from the coding sequence ATGCCCCATCAACATGACCTTGCGGTAGCTCTGAACAAGTTCAAATTGGCGCAGTCCTACGTTCATGCCGGGCGTCTGGATGAGGGTGAATCGATGGCTATCGATGCTGCCAGTGTGCTCAAGCTTCTGCGCCCCCCAACGCATTTCCAGACGCTCAACAGCCGTATATCGCTCGGCTGGATCAAGGCCTTGCGCGGGCGTACGGCAGAGGGCCTTGGCGAAGTGCGTGATGCGTTTCGTACTTCGATTGCAGTCAATAACAGCCTTGAAGTTTCACAAAATCGCGTTGTCGGTGTGATCGACAATATCGAGGCGTTCAGCCAGGCGCTCGAAACGGCGGTGCTGGCTGGTGACAATGACTTTACCTTCGAAGTATTGCAGGTGCTGGTGGAGACTGACGCCAGCCGCGCGGCGGTGGCGGTGACTGCGCGCGAACAGGCGGGCAATTCCGAGTTGGGGTTGCTGCTGCGTCGCCGACAGGAGGCTGCGGGAAAGCTTGCGGATGCCGATGCCGCGCTGCTGCGCGCTGCAGGGCTGGAGCAGGGCACGGATCACGCGCCGCTGAAAAAGGCGGTGGACGATTCGCGCGCCGTGCTGGTTGCGCTGGATGCCGAACTCGATGCAGAAGCGCCCGGATTCCGCTCGCTGTTGCGCCCGCGCCCCGTCACGCTTGCGGAAACGCAAGGTAGGCTCGCACCCGATGAAACGCTGCTGGTGATCGAAGAAAGCGACCTTGGGCTTTATACCATGGCGATCACGCGTGATCGGCTTGCCATCGGTCGTGCGCCGATCCGCCGTGAAGCACTACGTGGTCTTGTCCGTCGGATCAGGGCGGGCACGGAAAGTGGCACACTCGTTCCTTTCGATACGACCGCCGCCCACGAGATTTACCGGGCGGTGTTCACCCCCGACGTGGCCGCACTCGTGCCCGCCAAACAGCGGTTGCGGGTGGTTACAGGGGACATTCTCTCTGCCCTGCCGCTCACCCTCCTTGCCAGCCGCGCGGGGCCTTCGCTGGCATCGACCCGCTGGCTTGTGGAAGATCATGCAGTTTCGGTGGTCCCCTCGTTGGCTACGCTGGGCCGTGCCTCATCCCGCAAGGCGACGCGCGGCAATCTCGTGGCAATTGGTGCGCCTGCGCTCAGCGGAGACCAGCGCGTAACGGCGGGGGCCGATGTCTTTGCGGGTGGCGGCACCCGCGCCGCCCGCGTCAGCCGGTTACAACCCTTGCCTGGTGCCTCGCGTGAAATCGCAGCGGTGGCGGGGCACGTGAAGCGTCCTGCTACCGCCACGATCCTGACCGGAGCCGAAGCCACGGAAACAGCCGTCCGCAACCTCGATTACAGTTCAGCAAGTGTGGTGTTGTTTGCCACGCATGGGCTGGTTGCAGGTGCGTTTGACGCGCGCAGCGAACCCGCGCTGGTCTTGACCCCGCCAGATGCAGAAACGCCAGAGAACGACGGTCTGTTGACTGCCTCGGAAGCCTCACGTTTGCATCTCGATGCCGATTGGGTGATTCTGTCTGCCTGCGATACCGCTGCCGGGGACCAGCCGAGCGCCGCAGGCTACACCGGGCTTGCGCGCGCGTTTCTGTTTGCAGGCGCGCGCCGCGTCGTCGCAAGCCATTGGCCGGTCCGCGATGATGTGGCGGCGCAATTGTCTGTGGGAATTCTGGACGCCACGGCCAAAGGCATGCCCGGTGACGAAGCGCTACGGCACGCAATCCTGAAGGTGATGAAACGAGGCAAGCCCGAAAGTGCGCGCAATCCCGCGCTCTGGGCGCCATTCATGCTCGTCGGAAATTAG